In Candidatus Moanabacter tarae, the genomic stretch ATTTCGTCTAAAATCCCCGTAGGTTTTGTCTCCAACGATGGGAATTTTCCTCTCTGCACACTGTACCCTAAGCTGATGGCTTCGTCCTGTTTCTGGTGAGAGCTCAATCCGAGTAAGCGGAAATTGCGTGCGTGCCATTGCCAACTCACGCACCTTGCATACCGCCGTCTGGTTTCCACCTTTTCTCACCCGTAAACTTCCATTCCGGCGGTCCTTTCTCAGAACATCACGCCATACTTGCTGCCTTCCTATCCCTTCTCCAAATACAATCGCCTCATAAATCTTCTCAACAAGATGGGCAGCAAATTGTGCTCTCACAATTTTGGCTGTCTCCTCTTCAAAAGCTCCCAGAATGATACCCGATGTTGGGGCATCAAGCCGATTGATGAGGAAAAAATTCGCGCGGGGACCTCGTCCTCCCGGTAGAAAATAAGATTCGCTTCCAGAATCGTAATAGCACGTCAAAAGCGCGCGGGGATCCTCCTCAGCAGTGTTAGGATGAGATCGTACACCCACCGGTTTGTCCATCACCACAAGACCCGATTCATGTCGAAGCAGAATTCTGACGTCTCCCCTGAACGGAAATCCATCCACAATCTGAACGCCTTTCTCCGGACTCATCGATACAGAAATGTTATTCGAACCGTCTGCTCCTTACCCAAGGTTTCAACCATTTCCTGAGTCCAGGGCCCATATGGCGACGGTGACTGAATAGCATCTTCGCAAATCAGAGTTGCTGGAGAATCAGCAGTTGTAAAAACAACCATCACATCTTTTACCTCCCCCCCTGATGTTATCTGGAACTCGACAATAACGCGAGAAGAGATTTCTGCCATAGCGGCTTCCATATATTCCGCGAGAAGTATAAACTGATAGCCGATAGCGTTGAACATTCGATTTAAGTAGTCGCCAAATTCGGTAAATCTTGCGTCAACCGAAAGATTCCCCAACGCCGCAGCCCGACCATCCGAGCGCATCAATGGGCCCGGTAAAGTTTGGGAAGAGAGTCTCGGCCTCGGTCGTGGGACCTGGGGAACCTTATTCGGCTCGAATTTGTTAGATTCCTTCTCCTCTATTTCTCTCAACATCGCTTGCGTGTTCAACAAAGCATCCAAACTATTCGGAATCTTTTCGATCTCGTCTACTTCCTCTTCACTGACATCCGGAATATCGAGCATGCTCGCAATCCCATCCTCTTCGATACGCTTATCCTCTTGTAAGAAATCAGGCGAACGGGGAATAAGGCGGGGCTGACTTTCAATATAAGTCTTCGACGGCTGATAACGTTCCGTTTGCTGCTGGGAAGATGGCTCCGAAAGAATTCGCTCATCCATTTGCCTCCCCTGCACAATTTTTACTGAATCTTCATCTTGCCCGTTAAGAAATGGGATATTATCGAGATTTCCTGTTGTTTCTTTAATCTGTCCTGCCTGCTGACTCCTTGAAGCAATGTTTGTCGTCTCATCTGGCTTGTTGCTGGGTACATCCAAATTCGTCTCAACATAGCGGATATTCTGCGGATCAGGAGGCTTGCTGCTATGGACATACTCGATCTCCGGATTTACCTCCGATATCGGCGACACCTTGGCGACCAGATTCCATGGCACGGCCCAGATAAGAAAAATGTGGAAAATAAAAGAGGCGAGAATTCCCCATAAGACCGAGTGTCGCCCCCAATGCGGGGAACCAGTTGCAGACCCTACAGACATTCGCAGGGTAAAAATTGACGTTATCTTCCTCACGAGTTGAGATGGTCTTGGTTTCAGAATCCTGGGAAAATATAGCAGAATTCCCACAGTTTCCCAGCTCTGATTCGCCCCGGATTACCGCCGAACGTGCAACTAGATTCTGAAGCTCTAAAACCTATCGATCGCTACTTCCTCCACGACTCATAGCTCACAATTGCTATTTTCGACCTTTTCCACTTAGATCGTTAATCAGAGGATAATAACTTGCGGCTTCTTAATCTTGAAGAAGCAATCGAACATCACCGAGAATCTGGGCTAAACTGAGTCGTCCAATATTATAGAGAAAAATGGACTCAAGCAACTCGTCATTAGAACCCGTCAGGTTCGCTTGAGCATCGATTGCATCCCTATTGTCTGCCACCCCTTCCATAAATCGGGTCTGAGCCAGCTCCAATTCCTGTTGGCTTAAGGAAACTTTCTTTTTTGATATAGCAATCTGTTTAAACCGGGACTCCACTTCTTGAATTGCGAGTCTATAGGCCGATTCAAGGTGATTTTCTAAATCGCGTAAGACATATTCTTTAGCCCGCATTCTGGCACCTACCCTGAGGCTGTTTGCCCGAATCCTGAATCCTTCGAAGATAGGAATCCGAAACGATAGTCCGGCTAACCAGGCATTCTCCTCCTGGCCATCGAAAATTGCAGCAGTGGCCCATCCCCATTCCCCGAAGAGCTCCACACTCGGCAGTTTTTCCCTTTTGGCCATCTTGAGGGCGGCTCTCTCCCTCTCTAGTTCCATTGAAGCCCGTCGAAAATCTGGCCTAGCATCAAAAATTTGGTCAATCCCAATACTATATGCATGCCAAACCTGTTCCTTTGTCCCATCAAGCGTTTCGAGAGCAATCTTGGAATCGAGATCAATATTCAGCAAACGCTTGATTCTCAACTCACTTTCAAGCACAACCGTACTTTGTTGCATTCGTTCCCTCTGGTCAGACGCCAGTTGGACCTCCACCCGAGCCACATCTATTTGGGTCGCAATTCCAGCCTGAAATTGACTTTTTGCCAAATCAAGCAAGAGATTGTCACGCTCTATGTTGGCGTCAAGTAGCCTAACTCGGTGCAGGTTTCGTAAATGTGTGAAATAAACAATCGCCGTCTCGGAAAGAACAAGTTGTACCGCACCTTCATAGTTTATCTCTGAAATCTGATGGTCGAGTTTCGCCAGCCGCCAAACTCCTAAACGATTGGGATTAAAAAGCGGCATCCTCCCAAAGATTTTGGCGTAGAACCGATTCCTAGGAGGCGGATTTGGAGAATCGAATCCACGTCCAACATTAACAAACTGGGTCCTATGTTGCGCACCCTGCAAATCAAAAGCCGGAAGTAAGGCCGAACGAGAGGCAAGGGCCGTTTGAAGCGCCTCTTCCACAACTTCTTGTTCCAACAAGATCCGGAAATTTTCGGTTTCGACCAATCGGAATGCCTCTTCAAGAGTGATCTTCACCTTCGCCCCATGGACCTTACCAAATGAAAAGCCTAATAACAGAAGCATTAGGTAGACGGCACTTCTAAACCAAAAAGTAAGGTTTCGAGAGAGTGAGGGTCCCCACGTATTAATTATCATATTTCTCAATATATCTGGATTTGTCCCCAGCTACAAGACCAAGCGAGATCAACCTTCTTTTTTTGTGTTTAATTCATCGCTACACAATAGTAGGCCCACAATATCGCAAAGAATGTCCTCGACAATTTTAAAGAAAAGAAGGCTGATTCATTGACTGGGAAACGCCGATGTACATATAGGCGAAGATGTGAAAGAAATAGGCAACGCACAGAAACGAGAATGAAAATCGGTATTGCTCAGATTAACACAACGGTCGGCGATTTAGAGGGAAATCGAAACAGGATCATCGAAAGCTACCGTGATCTTTGTGCGAGGGGCGCCGAGCTGGTGGTTTCTCCAGAACTCGTCATCAGTGGCTACCCGCCCAGAGACTTGATTTTCAAGTCGAGGTTCGTTGTGGATAATGAAGCATCGGTCGAACAATTAGCACAAGAAGTTGATGAAGTTCCGCTCTTGGCGGGCTATGTAGCCAAAAACGAATCTGCTAACGGGCGGAATTTTTTCAATGCCTCGGCCTGGTGTGAACACGGCAAGGTCCGAAAAGTGTCGAAAAAATGTCTCCTCCCGACTTACGATGTATTCGATGAAGACCGCTATTTTCAACCCAGTAACAAACCTCAAGTCGTGGAATACAAGGGCCACCGGATTGGAGTCACGATCTGCGAGGATATTTGGACAGCCCCTTCGGTAAAAACGCGGCGCCGCTACGAGAGTGATCCTCTCAAATTTCTCGAAACGCAGCGCCTCGATCTTCTCCTAAATCTTTCGGCCAGCCCCTGGCACTACGGGAAAGACTCGTATCGAGAAGAAATTGTCTTGAATGCCGCAGCTCGATGCCGGTGTAAAGTCGTCTATTGCAATGCGGTTGGAGGAAATGACGAACTAGTTTTTGACGGACACAGCTTAATAGCGGATGAGAGGGGGGAAATTCTTTGTGGCCTTGATGGATTCTCTGAGGAACTGGCCGTATTTGATACCGAGTCGAAAGAGACCACCATCTCCTCGAATTTCCGGCAGTCTGAGATGGCGGATATCCACGACGCTCTCGTTCTCGGTCTCCGGGACTATGCCCACAAGAGCGGATTCAAGAAAGCTTTGATTGGGCTGAGCGGAGGAATTGACTCATCGGTGACAGCGGTAATTGCTGTGAACGCATTAGGTCGAGAAAACGTAATCGGGATAAGCCTTCCTTCCTCAATTTCCAGCGGGCACAGTCGAGATGATGCGGCTGCCCTAGCGCGGGAACTCGGCATTGAGTATCAATCGGTGCCCATCGCGAACATTGTGGCCTCAGCCGAGGAAACACTTCGGCCAATATTTAAGGGTCTTCCGCCGGATGTCACTGAGGAGAATCTTCAAGCGCGCAGTAGAGGTCTCTTACTCATGGCAATATCAAATAAAATGGGAGCCCTACTACTTACAACCGGGAACAAGAGTGAACTCGCGGTCGGATACTGCACTCTTTACGGAGACATGTGCGGAGGCTTAGCGGTGATCTCAGATCTTCCAAAGGTAAAGGTGTATGAACTAGCCAGGTGGCTCAACCGCGATGAAGAGATCATTCCCGAAAATTCAATTAGCAAACCCCCTTCGGCTGAACTTCGTCCCGATCAAAAGGATGAAGACTCACTCCCGCCTTATGAGGAGCTCGATGTAATTCTGCAGCGCTACGTAGAAGAGGGAGAATCAGCTGAAGAGATCGTTGCTGCAGGCTTCGGGGAGGTGGTAGTTCGCGATATAATTCGAAAAGTGGATCTAAATGAGTACAAAAGAAAACAAGCCGCCCCTGGTCTAAAAATCACTCCGTTAGCGTTTGGGGTTGGCCGTCGCATCCCAATCGTCCAGAGGTATGTAAGTTAGAAATCTGCCGGAATTTGGAATTCGCAATATTCCTGAACTTCAGATTAAAGTTCAGACACTCAACTCCGAAGACCAACAAATATAGATGATAGTCCGGAACGAAAACATTTGAGAGGCCCACAGGAAATGTTAGACCCTGAAAATCGCAATCTGCTTTTATTGTTGCCAGGCCCTGTTGGCCCAAAATTACCTTTCGAACAGAAGTTCATGTACAAAACTTGACCGGTTTCTAACATGGAAAAATCCAATCACCTTTTCCAGAGAGCGCTCAATGTCATCCCGGGAGGAGTAAATTCTCCAGTACGCGCATTTCGCTCCGTCGGAGGTTCTCCTTTCTTTACCAAAAGTGCCGATGGAGCGACCCTAACCACTGTTGATGACAGGAAGCTGATCGATTTTGTATCAACCTGGGGCCCAGCAATACACGGCCACAACCACCCTCGTATCAAGGCGGCCATAATCGAGGCTCTCGAGAACGGCACTAGCTTTGGGACGCCCAACCCTTACGAAGTAGAAATGGCCGAGCTTATCGTTAAGATGGTTCCCTCCGTGGAAAAGGTCCGCATGTGCAACAGCGGCACTGAAGCCACTATGGCCTGTATTCGACTGGCCCGAGGGTTTACCGGGCGAGACAAAATTATAAAGTTCGCTGGATGTTACCATGGTCACGTAGACTCCCTTCTGGTGAAGGCGGGATCAGGGGCGCTTACCTTTGGGCATCCGGACAGTGCTGGCGTCCCTCGCTCGATAGCGGAAGAATCAATAATTTGTAGATTCAATGATATCCAGTCCCTGGAAGCTTCCTTCAAAGAGTTTGGGCAACAAATCGCGGCGATCATTATCGAGCCTTATCCTGCCAACAACTGTCTCATCTTACCCGAAAACAGATTCCTTCAATCCCTCCGTGAAATCTGTACCGCATACGGGAGCCTTTTAATATTTGACGAAGTGATGACAGGTTTTCGAATTGCACTGGGAGGTGTGCAGGAGAAAGAGGGCATAGTTCCCGACCTTACCGCTCTGGGCAAGATCATCGGCGGGGGGCTCCCCGTAGGTGCCTTTGGCGGAAAATCTGAGATTATTGACAGTCTGGCGCCTGAGGGCCCTGTCTATCAAGCGGGAACATTGAGTGGAAACCCGCTCGCCATGTCGGCTGGGATCACTGCCTTAAAACTTCTTCGAGAACAGAACCCGTATGACCACCTTGATCAAATGGGTCGAAACTTGAAGCAGGTGATTCTCGATCAGGCTCAGTTAAAAGGGGTTCCCCTTCAATTTCCACAAGCAGGCTCCATGTTCGCAATGATTTTCTCTGATAAACCGGTGCGCAATTTTTCCGACACTGCTAAAATTGATCCCAACCGATTTGGGAAAATATTCCATTACGCGCTGAATAACGGTGTCTATCTACCACCTTCCGCATTCGAAACCTGTTTCATCAGCACAGCTCATACCGAAGAAATACTAGCCAAATCTTCCGAGGTTATTTCCATGGGAATTCGATCTCTCTAGTCCGAAAAATTCCTAGCCCGAGACCAGTTTTTGAAGCTGATTGAGTGACTTGGACACTACTTGCCTTTAAAGTCTTTCTTAGACCCTACCTGTTAACCGAAAATTACTCGTCGATTCTACTACTCCAACAAAGCTATCTAAATCCGTTTAATTGTTGCCTTATAAACCAACGACCCTCTTTCGATAATGGATGATATCATATCTGTATGATAATACTCTTCCCCCAGCAATCAGTCACATTTTAAAAGATGCCTTGAACCTCTTTTAAAACGCATTCTCCCGAACCCGCTCTTCAGATTTTCCTAAATTGTTGATTCGAAGACACTAGCTGAACGTGGGACTACCCTTTAGAATGGGACGGAACTGCACAAGAACTGACTTGCAGACACAAAAAAGCGCTAGTGTCTATTTCGAGGTTTAGGAAACCCCGGACAATCCTACCTTCTTCTCAAGGCGTTGAAGACGCTGCCAGTACCGACTCTAGAATGTCTTCTTCATTACCTGTGAAGCGACTTGCACAGATATCGTTGTATTGCCGAGAATGGCATAATAAGATCTATCGAACGAGCCATACTCTCTGAAGCGCATTTATTATCTCAAAGGTTTGGGTACTGAAATCTTTATCTGAGAAGACTTAATATTCTTACGGAAATGATTAAGGATCATATAAGAGTAGCAACCCCACCTCCGAAAAGACCTGAGATTATCTATGACGGCGACTGTCCCTTCTGTTGTCGATGGATTGAGCGCTGGAAACTGATTACACGGGACGACATAGACTACAGAATGTCCCAGAAAGTCGGTGACTTGTACCCCGAGATCCCGACGGAGCAATTCAAGTCTGCGGTTCAACTAATTGACCCATCCGGCAGGATCTACTCGGGCGCCGAGGCCGTTTTCCGAGCACTTGCTTGCAGGCCACGAAGAAGGATTTGGATTCACCTCTACCTCAGGTCAAAGATTTTTGCTCTCACTAGTGAAAAAGTCTACAGCCTGGTAGCAGGCAACCGTAAAATTGCCTCACATATCTCCACAGCTCTCTGGGGCAAACAGATGAGTCCGTCGACCTATATTTTTTCTAGCTGGCTCTTCCTTAGGTTACTGGCAGTTGTGGCACTCATCGCATTTCTCTCCTATTGGAACCAAGCTGAAGGCCTGATTGGAGAAAAAGGAATTCTTCCTTTTTCGAATGATCTTCACAACATCGATCGCCACTGGGAGAAAAATGGCATTGATTCCTCAAAGTTCTGGTACAGACCAACTCTCCTCTGGCTCAGTCAAACCGATTTCGCACTCCACGCTTTCTTCCTGGTAGGCACTATCGCTGCCATCCTCCTTTGCATGGGCATCGCATCCTCTTTCGCTGCCCTTATGATTTGGGCTATATATCTCTCGTTAATATCGGTGGGGGGTGTTTTCTTCACGTTTCAATGGGATATTCTGTTGATTGAAACGATGTTTCTGGCAGTTTTTCTCTCACCAATCGCATGGATTGATCGACTTCACTCCCGTCAGTTACCTTCGCATCTCGCGAGGTGGCTTGTCTGGCTCCTCCTCTTCAAACTCATATTTGAATCAGGGGTCGTCAAACTGACTTATTTCGCTTCAAACGGCGAAAACTCCTGGCGGAATCTAACAGCTTTGGATTATCACTATTGGACTCAACCTATACCGGCTTGGACGAGTTGGTACATCCACCACCTTCCAAACTGGATGGATCAGATTTCGCTCTGGTTTATGTTCGTGGTCGAGCTCGTATTACCATTCGCAATATTCCTCCCTAGAAGGGTCAGAATGCTTGGGTTCGCCGGCCAAGTCATATTTCAGCTTCTTATCATTGTATCGGGCAACTACGGTTTTTTTAACCTTCTCACTATTGTACTATGTATAACTCTAATAGACGATCAGTCACTTCCTGCCTCTCTTCAAAGAATGATCGGCAAGACCCATCAGAGGAAAACAGCTTCAAAAGTCGTGTGGATCCCCAAACTTTTTGTCCTAATACCCTTTACCGTCATCGTTCTTTATCTTAGTATTGTTTACTTGTGCCAGGACTTCAGAGGAAACCGAATCAACCTTGAGAATTCTACCCCTGAATCACCAAGTGTAGTGGGAAATCTCATTCGTAAGATCCAACCATTGCACACAGTCAATCGCTACGGACTCTTCCGGGTTATTACCACAAAGCGACCTGAAATCATTATTGAAGGAAGCTCTGATGGGATCAATTGGAAGCCTTACATTTTCAAATTTAAACCGATCAATCTCTTGGAACGACCTAAATTCGCCACGCCACACATGCCTAGGCTAGATTGGCAAATGTGGTTTGCCGCACTCGACGTCGAAAGAGGGAGATCCTTTCAAAACTCGCCACCCTGGCTTTCTCGTTTTCTACAGGAAATTGCAAAAAACAACCCGACTGTACTTTCTCTCCTCCAAGAAAACCCATTTGCTAATGAACTACCCCGTATGATTCGAATTCGCCTCTTCCACTACTCATTTACGAATCCAAAGACAAAAAAAAATACCGGAGCTTGGTGGAACCGCACACTCCTGAACCGGGTTACCATACACATGAGAGTCAACTAGATCCCCATCTGATTGCAATAGATTGGATTCCTTTAGCTGGAATTTCTCGAAAGAGGTTGAGAAATATAAAAAATCCGTTAAAAATGAGACTGAGTTTTCGAGTATTGCTTATCAGGCTATCCCGAAGAAGCCATTGATGTACTGTCCTGAAGAAATCAGAAACGGAAGTCCTTTTAAACTTACTATCGGTGCGACAATTCGTCAAATTTAGGGCCCGGCAACCCATGCGCTTCCGACTCCTCAATTCTAATTTAAGAAAAAAGGACTACGAGGATCCACCACAAGTTCGAGAGGCGCAAAAGTTCTCGAACGGTAGATATTCTAACGGGCGCACTCGAGGCATAACAATTTTGCAGTAGAATCATAACCTTGCCAATCGATTCCGCAATATTGATAACCCTTCATTTCATCCCTGCCAATAATTTCTCCAATTTAACTCTCTTTTCCAGGTTGATGGCCAATTGATCACGTGTTCCCTGGACTACTTCCTTAGGAGCCTTGGATATGAATGCTTCATTATTCAGGCGAGTCTCGATTCCAGTGGTCACTCGATCAAGATTCTCTAGTTCTTTGTTCAGACGTTCTTTCTCCACTTTAACATCAATTGTTTTTGCGAGATCAAGGTATAGCGTTGCAATCTCGCATGCCACAGCCGGAGCTCCTTCCGGTCCAGATACAGTTCTTTCAAGAGCAGCAGCCCCAATAAGCATCTTGACCGTATCAAGATCTGGCTCAAACAGGTCTTCTCCATCTGATGTGTAGTGAAAGGTAACATCACGCCGATTAGCCAATCTGTACTCGGCCTTCAAATTCCTGGCAGCAATGACAAACTCCTTGATCCCTTCGACCTGATCGGCTGCGGAAGAATCAATCTGCAAGACCTTGGCAAGGTCATCTGCTCTTTCAATATTAATATCTTCTATAAATCGGTTCTTCCCGTTGTATCCAAGGTTGTTCCAAAGCTCCTCCGTAATATGAGGAATCATTGGATGCATTAAAAGGAGTAACTGCCGAAAGACGAGGTCTTGAACTGCAAGTGCATTACTCCCTGTATCCTCATTTTTAAGCTTTTCTTTTGACGCTTCCAGATACCAGTCACAAACCTCTCTCCAAAAAAAATTGAGAAAGGTATGCGTCATCTGCTGCACCTCAAAGCGGGCAAATTGGACCTCCACCTCCTTCAAGGTTTTGACTGTTTGACGAAGAATCCAATGATCGAATCGACCGCAACGCTGCCAATCGATACGTCCCAGAATCGAATCAAGGGAACCGTTCTCCTCCATCGGGCCCGACATCTGGCGAAATCGACAGGCATTCCAGAGTTTATTGCAAACGTTTCGCCCTATTTTTAACCGCTCCTCGGAGAAGAGAATATCCTGCCCCGAGGGTGCTATATTGAGGATTCCAAAACGCGTTCCGTCAGCTCCGAATTTCTCGAATAGATCTAACGGGTCCGGAGAATTGCCCAAAGACTTTTGGAATTTCCTTCTCTGATTATCGCGTACCAGCCCATGGACATAAACATGCCGGAAGGGAAGGCGTTCCTGGATCTCTTGGTTCGAAAGTTCTTCTCTAGCATCGCCATAGAGCTCGAGACCAGACATGATCATTCTCGCCACCCAGAAAAAAATGATGTCAAACCCCGTAACAAGAACGTCAGTCGGATAGAATGCAGACAGTTCCTCCCGTTGTCTTTCATTCGGATTGGGCCATCCCAGAGTTGCGAAAGGCCAAAGGTTGGATGAAGCCCAAGTATCCAACACGTCTTCCTCCTGTTCCCAATTCTCCGTATCTTCCGGCCCATCGACTGAAACATGCCAATTAGCAGGATCATTCCGATCGCATCCTTTCCGGTACCAAACCGGAATGCGCTGACCCCACCAGAGCTGTCGGCTGATACACCACCCGCGGAGATTGTCTAACCAATGCAGGTAGACTTTCTGCCAACGATCAGGGTGAAACTGAATATATCCTTTCTCAACCGCTCTTCGTGCCTCTTCAACCTTTGGAAAATTAAGCCACCACTGGTCCGTTAAGCGTGGTTCAATTGGGACTCCACCTCGCTCCGATATTCCAACGCTATGTTCGTAGGATTCCTCTGCTACCAGCAAACCCATCTTCTTTAGTTTCGTCACAACGAGATCACGTGCCTCCAACCGATCCTTCCCTGCAAAGGATTCACCCGCCAACTCATTAAGGGTCCCATTAGGATTCATCACGTCGAGAACAGGTAAATTATGGCGTTGGCTGATTTCGTAATCAGTAGGATCATGAGCTGGTGTCACTTTAAGCGCTCCGGTCCCGAATTCTCGATCCACTACCTCATCACCGACTACCGGAATCTTCGCACGAGGAAACGGACGCCAAACGTGACTACCGAGAAGATGCCGGTAACGCGAGTCCTCGGGATGGACCGCCACAGCTGTATCTCCCATAAGGGTCTCCGGACGGGTTGTAGAGATTTCTACGAATGTCCCCGGCGATTCCACAATTTCATAGCGCATCTTGTACAGAGTATCTATCTGCGGCGTCATAATGACTTCCTCGT encodes the following:
- the truC gene encoding tRNA pseudouridine synthase C; this encodes MSPEKGVQIVDGFPFRGDVRILLRHESGLVVMDKPVGVRSHPNTAEEDPRALLTCYYDSGSESYFLPGGRGPRANFFLINRLDAPTSGIILGAFEEETAKIVRAQFAAHLVEKIYEAIVFGEGIGRQQVWRDVLRKDRRNGSLRVRKGGNQTAVCKVRELAMARTQFPLTRIELSPETGRSHQLRVQCAERKIPIVGDKTYGDFRRNREIFRQIGTKRLFLHAQRISCEFNWNGRVVHIDVVSDTPAEFDQLVRYEPKR
- the tolC gene encoding Outer membrane protein TolC, translated to MIINTWGPSLSRNLTFWFRSAVYLMLLLLGFSFGKVHGAKVKITLEEAFRLVETENFRILLEQEVVEEALQTALASRSALLPAFDLQGAQHRTQFVNVGRGFDSPNPPPRNRFYAKIFGRMPLFNPNRLGVWRLAKLDHQISEINYEGAVQLVLSETAIVYFTHLRNLHRVRLLDANIERDNLLLDLAKSQFQAGIATQIDVARVEVQLASDQRERMQQSTVVLESELRIKRLLNIDLDSKIALETLDGTKEQVWHAYSIGIDQIFDARPDFRRASMELERERAALKMAKREKLPSVELFGEWGWATAAIFDGQEENAWLAGLSFRIPIFEGFRIRANSLRVGARMRAKEYVLRDLENHLESAYRLAIQEVESRFKQIAISKKKVSLSQQELELAQTRFMEGVADNRDAIDAQANLTGSNDELLESIFLYNIGRLSLAQILGDVRLLLQD
- the nadE gene encoding Glutamine-dependent NAD(+) synthetase; translated protein: MKIGIAQINTTVGDLEGNRNRIIESYRDLCARGAELVVSPELVISGYPPRDLIFKSRFVVDNEASVEQLAQEVDEVPLLAGYVAKNESANGRNFFNASAWCEHGKVRKVSKKCLLPTYDVFDEDRYFQPSNKPQVVEYKGHRIGVTICEDIWTAPSVKTRRRYESDPLKFLETQRLDLLLNLSASPWHYGKDSYREEIVLNAAARCRCKVVYCNAVGGNDELVFDGHSLIADERGEILCGLDGFSEELAVFDTESKETTISSNFRQSEMADIHDALVLGLRDYAHKSGFKKALIGLSGGIDSSVTAVIAVNALGRENVIGISLPSSISSGHSRDDAAALARELGIEYQSVPIANIVASAEETLRPIFKGLPPDVTEENLQARSRGLLLMAISNKMGALLLTTGNKSELAVGYCTLYGDMCGGLAVISDLPKVKVYELARWLNRDEEIIPENSISKPPSAELRPDQKDEDSLPPYEELDVILQRYVEEGESAEEIVAAGFGEVVVRDIIRKVDLNEYKRKQAAPGLKITPLAFGVGRRIPIVQRYVS
- the hemL_3 gene encoding Glutamate-1-semialdehyde 2,1-aminomutase, with product MEKSNHLFQRALNVIPGGVNSPVRAFRSVGGSPFFTKSADGATLTTVDDRKLIDFVSTWGPAIHGHNHPRIKAAIIEALENGTSFGTPNPYEVEMAELIVKMVPSVEKVRMCNSGTEATMACIRLARGFTGRDKIIKFAGCYHGHVDSLLVKAGSGALTFGHPDSAGVPRSIAEESIICRFNDIQSLEASFKEFGQQIAAIIIEPYPANNCLILPENRFLQSLREICTAYGSLLIFDEVMTGFRIALGGVQEKEGIVPDLTALGKIIGGGLPVGAFGGKSEIIDSLAPEGPVYQAGTLSGNPLAMSAGITALKLLREQNPYDHLDQMGRNLKQVILDQAQLKGVPLQFPQAGSMFAMIFSDKPVRNFSDTAKIDPNRFGKIFHYALNNGVYLPPSAFETCFISTAHTEEILAKSSEVISMGIRSL
- the valS gene encoding Valine--tRNA ligase, translated to MTAIGKTYEPKQVEAKWYRTWLEGNAFEAAADPKHPENHFCIMIPPPNVTGVLHIGHVLVNTLQDLFIRRARLEGKRVLWMPGMDHASIATHAKVEVALREEGKSRREMGREAFVKRCWEWSDKHGGMILNQLRQLGCSCDWNRTLFTMDKGYERAVLHSFVEFYRRGYIYRGKYMTNWCPVSQTALSNEEVIMTPQIDTLYKMRYEIVESPGTFVEISTTRPETLMGDTAVAVHPEDSRYRHLLGSHVWRPFPRAKIPVVGDEVVDREFGTGALKVTPAHDPTDYEISQRHNLPVLDVMNPNGTLNELAGESFAGKDRLEARDLVVTKLKKMGLLVAEESYEHSVGISERGGVPIEPRLTDQWWLNFPKVEEARRAVEKGYIQFHPDRWQKVYLHWLDNLRGWCISRQLWWGQRIPVWYRKGCDRNDPANWHVSVDGPEDTENWEQEEDVLDTWASSNLWPFATLGWPNPNERQREELSAFYPTDVLVTGFDIIFFWVARMIMSGLELYGDAREELSNQEIQERLPFRHVYVHGLVRDNQRRKFQKSLGNSPDPLDLFEKFGADGTRFGILNIAPSGQDILFSEERLKIGRNVCNKLWNACRFRQMSGPMEENGSLDSILGRIDWQRCGRFDHWILRQTVKTLKEVEVQFARFEVQQMTHTFLNFFWREVCDWYLEASKEKLKNEDTGSNALAVQDLVFRQLLLLMHPMIPHITEELWNNLGYNGKNRFIEDINIERADDLAKVLQIDSSAADQVEGIKEFVIAARNLKAEYRLANRRDVTFHYTSDGEDLFEPDLDTVKMLIGAAALERTVSGPEGAPAVACEIATLYLDLAKTIDVKVEKERLNKELENLDRVTTGIETRLNNEAFISKAPKEVVQGTRDQLAINLEKRVKLEKLLAGMK